In Streptomyces sp. NBC_01426, one genomic interval encodes:
- a CDS encoding GNAT family N-acetyltransferase, protein MTPPQLTDLPIRALAMDDLRRCADLSEDRGWPREEHKWGLLLAAGDGYGIDAPDGRGLAAACVVTRYGGTSAAPDLAAIGMVLVADRYARQGIGRRLMTHVCDHVLQGIALTLHATPYGRPLYEELGFDTTGRAEMLTGTFRAEPPTARGSGAGTTSIRPATAEDIGRIIGLDSEVFGTDRMHMITRLPAFADRLLVAEDGTGELIGYAALWPNMETHVIGPLIARDTLVAQSLVTALAATTERPLRTDVDVRHNELLAWLKDRGLASIAFNAVMTRDIPGLPGDWARRWAPLTVAAG, encoded by the coding sequence GTGACACCACCACAGCTCACCGACCTGCCGATCCGCGCGCTGGCCATGGACGATCTCCGTCGCTGCGCCGACCTCTCCGAGGACCGCGGCTGGCCCCGCGAGGAGCACAAATGGGGGCTGCTCCTTGCCGCCGGGGACGGCTACGGCATCGACGCCCCCGACGGGCGCGGCCTCGCCGCGGCCTGCGTGGTCACCCGATACGGCGGTACCTCGGCCGCACCGGACCTCGCCGCCATCGGCATGGTCCTCGTGGCCGACCGATACGCGCGTCAGGGCATCGGCCGCCGCCTCATGACGCACGTCTGCGACCACGTTCTCCAGGGCATCGCGCTCACCCTCCACGCCACCCCCTACGGCCGACCGCTCTACGAGGAGCTCGGTTTCGACACCACGGGCCGCGCCGAGATGTTGACGGGCACCTTTCGTGCGGAACCGCCGACGGCCAGGGGTTCCGGCGCCGGAACGACCTCGATCAGGCCCGCCACCGCCGAGGACATCGGGCGGATCATCGGGCTGGACAGTGAGGTGTTCGGTACCGATCGCATGCACATGATCACGCGGCTGCCCGCTTTCGCGGATCGACTGCTCGTCGCCGAGGACGGCACCGGCGAACTCATCGGCTACGCGGCCCTCTGGCCCAACATGGAGACCCATGTCATCGGCCCGCTGATCGCCCGGGACACCCTCGTGGCCCAGTCGCTCGTGACAGCGCTGGCCGCCACCACCGAACGCCCCCTGCGCACCGATGTCGACGTTCGCCACAACGAGCTCCTCGCCTGGCTGAAGGACCGCGGACTCGCCTCGATCGCCTTCAACGCCGTCATGACCCGCGACATCCCCGGTCTCCCCGGTGACTGGGCCCGACGCTGGGCACCGCTCACCGTCGCCGCGGGCTGA
- a CDS encoding globin domain-containing protein, whose amino-acid sequence MRGRGVCRPTEILEARHRMDAPSTRSARRRTGRIPSGEGEVEPSPDAVLIRRTLAEIAPVADRVTSYFYALVFTGHPEVRGMFPVAMDTQRDRLLKALLTAAEHIDDPDVLGPYLRRLGTGHRKYGTMAGHYPVVGEALLGALARYAELTWGPETEAAWVRAYTAISQIMIDAASEDEIKAPAWWHAEVVSHDLRTSDIAVLTVRPDQPYPFVAGQYTSLETPWWPRVWRHYSFASAPRADGLLSFHVKAVPAGWVSNALVRHARPGDVLRLGPPAGSMVVDHTTDNGMLCLGGGTGIAPIKALIEDVAEHGERRPMEVFFGARSDHDLYDKDTLLGLQRSHPWLSVRPVIGGGLDGQLPQAVGEHGPWSSYDAFISGPPAMIRSGVDALKRIGIPGERIRYDAVEELAGVGG is encoded by the coding sequence ATTCGAGGCCGTGGCGTGTGCAGACCTACCGAGATTCTCGAAGCGAGGCACCGCATGGACGCTCCGTCCACCAGATCGGCAAGACGGCGGACGGGCCGGATACCGTCCGGGGAAGGTGAGGTCGAGCCGTCCCCCGATGCCGTGCTCATCCGCCGGACCCTGGCGGAGATCGCGCCCGTCGCCGACCGAGTGACTTCGTACTTCTACGCCCTCGTGTTCACCGGGCACCCCGAGGTGCGGGGCATGTTCCCCGTGGCCATGGACACCCAGCGCGACCGCCTGCTGAAAGCCTTGCTGACCGCCGCCGAGCACATCGACGACCCGGATGTGCTCGGCCCGTATCTGCGCCGCCTGGGTACCGGCCACCGCAAGTACGGCACGATGGCGGGCCACTATCCCGTGGTGGGCGAGGCGCTGTTGGGCGCCCTGGCCCGCTACGCCGAGCTGACGTGGGGGCCGGAGACCGAGGCTGCGTGGGTGCGGGCGTACACGGCGATCTCCCAGATCATGATCGACGCGGCGTCCGAGGACGAGATCAAGGCACCGGCCTGGTGGCACGCGGAAGTGGTCTCCCACGACCTGCGCACCTCGGACATCGCGGTGCTGACCGTCCGGCCCGACCAGCCGTATCCGTTCGTCGCCGGGCAGTACACGAGCCTGGAGACCCCGTGGTGGCCCCGGGTGTGGCGGCACTACTCCTTCGCCTCCGCCCCGCGCGCGGACGGCTTGCTGTCCTTCCACGTCAAGGCCGTTCCGGCGGGTTGGGTCTCCAACGCCCTGGTACGGCATGCCCGGCCGGGCGACGTGCTGCGCCTGGGCCCTCCGGCCGGTTCGATGGTGGTGGACCACACGACCGACAACGGGATGCTCTGCCTGGGCGGCGGTACGGGGATCGCCCCGATCAAGGCACTGATCGAGGACGTGGCCGAACACGGGGAACGACGCCCGATGGAGGTCTTCTTCGGTGCGCGAAGTGATCACGACCTGTACGACAAGGACACCCTGCTCGGACTGCAGCGCTCGCACCCCTGGCTGTCGGTGCGTCCCGTGATCGGCGGCGGGCTGGACGGACAACTGCCGCAGGCGGTCGGAGAGCACGGGCCGTGGAGTTCGTACGACGCGTTCATCTCGGGCCCGCCCGCGATGATCCGCAGTGGTGTGGACGCGCTCAAGCGGATCGGGATTCCCGGGGAGCGGATCCGCTACGACGCCGTGGAGGAGCTGGCGGGCGTCGGGGGCTGA
- a CDS encoding LysR family transcriptional regulator, whose product MDLALLRTFVAVHRAGSFTRAATLLGLSQPAVTSQIRTLERQLGRPLFHRRARGVTPTAVGDELAHKAAPHLDALLRIAETEREATGGLRTLHVAGPPEFLSLRVLPALAPLVGQGQTLRTALSPDAEENFDGLASGQHDLIVTTARPRGSLFTATALCDEEQVLVAAPYWAALVDPESLREKGAGASAALDGIPVVEVHESLPLVTRYWAAVFDSLPDTAATVIAPDLRAVLECVRAGAGLAVLPRYLCQDALDSRRIVSLLEPALPPLRTWFLVVRTGSLALAHLARAHDRLLHSAADW is encoded by the coding sequence ATGGACCTGGCCCTGCTGCGTACCTTCGTCGCCGTGCACCGAGCGGGCTCGTTCACCCGGGCCGCCACGCTCCTCGGGTTGTCCCAGCCGGCCGTCACCTCACAGATACGCACCCTCGAACGCCAGCTGGGGCGACCGCTGTTCCACCGCCGCGCCCGGGGAGTCACCCCCACGGCCGTCGGGGACGAACTCGCGCACAAAGCCGCCCCGCACCTGGACGCACTGCTCCGGATCGCCGAGACCGAACGGGAGGCAACCGGGGGCTTACGCACGCTGCACGTCGCCGGGCCTCCCGAGTTCCTGAGCCTGCGCGTGCTCCCCGCCCTCGCACCGCTGGTCGGCCAGGGTCAGACCCTGCGCACCGCCCTGAGCCCCGATGCCGAGGAGAACTTCGACGGCCTGGCCTCAGGACAGCACGACCTCATCGTCACGACAGCTCGGCCGCGCGGCTCCCTGTTCACCGCCACCGCCCTCTGCGACGAGGAACAGGTCCTGGTCGCGGCTCCCTACTGGGCCGCACTCGTCGATCCGGAATCGCTGCGCGAGAAGGGGGCCGGCGCGAGCGCCGCCCTCGACGGCATCCCCGTGGTCGAGGTCCACGAGAGCCTGCCCCTCGTCACCCGCTACTGGGCCGCCGTGTTCGACAGCCTGCCCGACACCGCCGCCACCGTGATCGCACCCGACCTGAGGGCGGTGCTGGAGTGCGTCCGCGCCGGCGCGGGACTCGCCGTCCTGCCCCGCTACCTGTGCCAGGACGCCCTCGACAGCCGTCGGATCGTCTCGCTGCTGGAGCCCGCCCTGCCACCCCTGCGCACCTGGTTCCTCGTCGTACGCACCGGGAGCCTGGCCCTCGCCCATCTCGCCCGGGCCCACGACCGGCTCCTGCACTCGGCCGCGGACTGGTGA
- a CDS encoding HAD family hydrolase gives MKLLHLFDLDGTLMYGSAALVEISRQLGVSEEIAELERAFAAREIGPHQFSVAAHALWAGLTSEHVRAAFDGSPWLAGIREVWQEIRERGDHCAVISLSPSFFVELLLEWGADAAHGSLYPEVPFTRPLDVAGILTPELKVDVADRLCARFGVTRSDCVAYGDSLTDAVLFEAVPRSVAVNARPYLAERATYVYEGRDLREAYQLLGSSRPGVQAS, from the coding sequence ATGAAGCTTCTCCACCTTTTCGATCTCGACGGAACCCTGATGTACGGGTCGGCCGCGCTGGTGGAGATCTCCCGGCAACTGGGCGTGAGCGAGGAGATCGCCGAGCTTGAGCGAGCGTTCGCCGCGCGTGAGATCGGACCGCACCAGTTTTCCGTCGCCGCCCACGCGCTGTGGGCGGGATTGACGTCCGAGCACGTCAGGGCCGCCTTCGACGGTTCGCCGTGGTTGGCGGGGATCCGGGAGGTCTGGCAGGAGATCCGGGAGCGCGGGGACCACTGCGCGGTGATCTCCCTGTCACCGTCCTTCTTCGTGGAACTGCTGCTGGAGTGGGGCGCGGACGCCGCGCACGGCTCGCTCTATCCGGAGGTGCCGTTCACCCGCCCCCTGGATGTGGCGGGGATCCTGACGCCCGAGCTGAAGGTCGATGTCGCGGACCGACTGTGCGCCCGGTTCGGGGTGACCCGGAGTGACTGCGTGGCCTACGGGGATTCCTTGACCGACGCGGTGCTTTTCGAGGCGGTGCCGAGGTCCGTGGCGGTCAATGCCAGGCCGTATCTGGCGGAACGCGCGACGTACGTCTATGAGGGTCGGGATCTCCGCGAGGCTTACCAGCTTCTGGGGTCGTCGCGCCCGGGAGTTCAGGCATCTTAA
- a CDS encoding winged helix DNA-binding domain-containing protein — MSPSLPLVTTAERRHRLGRRHRLAPSARATRVHEAADAVVALHATDAATVFLSARARLTGVGAAAVEQALYEDVSLVRLLSMRNTLFAVSAELAPYVDASTARGIAAKERRTFLKHLDEDGQGLDTGWLARVEMAALDALDRLGPSTGSQLSAAVPALRQKITVGRGKKYETETGVATRVIRLLAADGRIRRDRPRGSWTSSQYRWVHTDPWPAVPAAEARAEIARRWLHAYGPATEADLKWWTGWTLTDVRKALAVVGPDHVRLDDGTGALVSPGDIGPEPAVEPWAALLPGLDPSAMGWADRGFHLDPAHRSALFDYAGNIGPTVWWNGEIIGGWAQRPDGEIVWRLLGDPGRAAGEAVTTEAARLSEWIGDARITPRFRTPLERELVA; from the coding sequence ATGAGCCCCAGCCTCCCCCTCGTCACCACCGCCGAGCGCCGCCACCGGCTCGGCCGTCGGCACCGGCTGGCTCCCTCGGCCCGCGCCACCCGCGTGCACGAAGCCGCGGACGCCGTCGTGGCCCTGCACGCCACCGACGCCGCGACCGTGTTCCTGTCGGCCCGCGCCCGCCTCACCGGGGTGGGTGCCGCGGCCGTCGAGCAGGCGCTGTATGAGGACGTGAGCCTCGTACGGCTGCTGAGCATGCGCAACACGCTCTTCGCCGTCTCCGCCGAGCTGGCCCCTTACGTGGACGCGTCCACGGCCCGGGGGATCGCCGCCAAGGAGCGCCGCACCTTCCTCAAGCACCTCGACGAGGACGGCCAGGGTCTCGACACGGGCTGGCTCGCCCGCGTCGAGATGGCCGCGCTCGACGCCCTCGATCGGCTCGGCCCCTCCACCGGCAGCCAACTCTCCGCCGCCGTGCCCGCTCTGCGGCAGAAGATCACCGTGGGCCGGGGCAAGAAGTACGAGACCGAGACCGGTGTCGCCACCCGCGTCATCAGGCTCCTGGCCGCGGACGGCCGGATCCGCCGTGACCGCCCGCGCGGCTCCTGGACCTCCAGCCAGTACCGCTGGGTCCACACCGACCCGTGGCCGGCCGTGCCGGCCGCCGAGGCGCGCGCCGAGATCGCCCGCCGCTGGTTGCACGCGTACGGGCCGGCCACCGAAGCCGACCTCAAGTGGTGGACCGGCTGGACCCTCACCGACGTACGCAAGGCCCTGGCCGTCGTCGGCCCCGACCACGTCCGCCTCGACGACGGCACCGGCGCCCTCGTCAGCCCCGGTGACATCGGACCCGAGCCGGCCGTCGAGCCCTGGGCAGCGCTGTTGCCCGGGCTCGACCCGAGCGCCATGGGCTGGGCCGACCGCGGCTTCCACCTCGATCCCGCCCACCGGAGCGCCCTGTTCGACTACGCGGGCAACATCGGCCCCACCGTCTGGTGGAACGGCGAGATCATCGGCGGTTGGGCCCAGCGACCCGACGGCGAGATCGTCTGGCGGCTGCTGGGCGATCCCGGCCGCGCGGCCGGGGAGGCGGTCACCACCGAGGCCGCCCGCCTCTCGGAATGGATCGGCGACGCGCGCATCACCCCTCGCTTCCGCACTCCATTGGAACGAGAGCTGGTGGCATAG
- a CDS encoding NUDIX domain-containing protein, whose translation MTERPVVKRTARAILLDGDDLILIKRTRPGVDPYWLTPGGGVESSDATVVDALHREVHEELGAKITDVVPCFVDTVEHIADGGVTGVKVQHFFVCHLESMDPDQRHGPEIDEPEGEYEIVRVPFSRVGIAAVHLVPLSLRHYLDGNIEGVRAMHAADLG comes from the coding sequence ATGACCGAACGCCCCGTGGTCAAACGCACCGCCCGCGCGATCCTGCTCGACGGTGACGACCTGATCCTCATCAAGCGCACCAGGCCCGGCGTCGACCCGTACTGGCTCACCCCAGGCGGTGGAGTGGAGTCCTCGGACGCCACCGTCGTCGACGCCCTCCATCGCGAGGTCCACGAAGAACTCGGTGCGAAGATCACCGATGTGGTCCCCTGCTTCGTCGACACCGTCGAGCACATCGCCGATGGCGGCGTCACCGGCGTGAAGGTGCAGCACTTCTTCGTCTGCCACCTCGAATCCATGGACCCGGACCAACGCCACGGCCCCGAGATCGACGAGCCCGAAGGCGAATACGAGATCGTCCGCGTGCCGTTCAGCCGGGTCGGCATCGCCGCCGTGCATCTCGTCCCGCTGTCCCTGCGCCACTACCTCGACGGCAACATCGAAGGCGTGCGCGCCATGCACGCCGCCGACCTGGGCTGA
- a CDS encoding GNAT family N-acetyltransferase yields the protein MTDTTAELTIRAATEADLPAIVAMLADDPLGATRESPDDLAPYIAALKHIDGDPNQRLVVAVREDRVVGTLQLTIVPGLSRKGASRSIIEGVRVHADERGSGLGTRFIEWAIEQSRLENCQLVQLTSDVTRVDAHRFYERLGFTASHVGFKLPL from the coding sequence ATGACCGACACCACCGCCGAACTCACCATCAGGGCGGCCACCGAGGCCGATCTGCCCGCCATCGTCGCCATGCTCGCCGATGACCCGCTGGGGGCGACCCGTGAGTCCCCGGACGATCTCGCCCCGTACATCGCGGCCCTCAAGCACATCGACGGCGACCCCAACCAGCGGTTGGTGGTCGCCGTACGCGAGGACCGGGTCGTGGGCACGCTCCAGCTCACCATCGTCCCGGGACTCTCCCGCAAGGGAGCCTCGCGCTCCATCATCGAAGGCGTGCGCGTCCACGCCGACGAACGGGGCAGCGGTCTGGGCACCCGTTTCATCGAGTGGGCGATCGAGCAGTCCCGTCTGGAGAACTGCCAGTTGGTCCAGCTCACCTCGGACGTGACGCGGGTCGACGCCCACCGCTTCTACGAGCGGCTCGGGTTCACCGCTTCCCACGTCGGATTCAAGCTCCCACTCTGA